The Acetomicrobium flavidum genome window below encodes:
- a CDS encoding FecCD family ABC transporter permease: MSSRDTIEIYEVYAYRRKVVFVVLVLALLVMVFLSLSVGSSQVNLRDAFIALLGRSDDVTSTILWRIRLPRIIGAVLAGWGLAMGGVAMQCILHNPLASPYTLGVSQGAAFGAAFALVVLGLGPSAKNEGFLAGLPWGVSMFAFLGAFASTWLILFLSQRKRLSPEAIVLSGVALSALATSGTMMIQYFASDIEVASIVFWTFGDVGRASWSELFLMFCLLVPTSLFFMIHRLNFNALAMGDDVAKSLGVNVETLRKTSLIMAALVAALAVATFGVIGFIGLAAPHITRRITGGDHRHLLPQSCFMGALILLSADTVARSIMAPIVLPVGIVTSFMGAPLFLYLLIKGGNLRS; encoded by the coding sequence ATGTCAAGTAGGGATACCATTGAAATTTATGAAGTATATGCTTATCGCCGCAAAGTTGTATTTGTTGTTCTTGTCTTAGCCCTCTTGGTTATGGTTTTCCTTTCCCTCTCTGTGGGTTCTTCTCAGGTGAACTTAAGAGATGCTTTCATCGCCCTGTTAGGGCGTTCCGATGACGTTACATCTACCATCCTATGGCGTATCAGGCTTCCGAGGATCATTGGAGCGGTCCTCGCCGGATGGGGGCTTGCCATGGGAGGGGTGGCGATGCAGTGCATCCTGCACAACCCCCTTGCTTCGCCCTATACGCTTGGCGTCTCTCAGGGGGCAGCATTTGGCGCTGCCTTTGCTCTCGTTGTTTTAGGCCTGGGGCCGAGCGCCAAAAACGAAGGATTCTTGGCAGGCTTACCTTGGGGCGTGAGCATGTTCGCCTTTTTAGGGGCCTTTGCCTCCACGTGGCTCATCTTGTTCTTGAGCCAAAGAAAGCGTTTATCACCCGAAGCAATTGTCCTGTCAGGGGTGGCCTTGTCAGCGCTCGCCACGTCTGGAACCATGATGATCCAATATTTCGCCAGCGACATTGAGGTAGCATCCATCGTGTTCTGGACCTTCGGGGATGTGGGGAGAGCCTCTTGGAGCGAACTTTTTCTAATGTTTTGCCTTCTTGTGCCTACCAGCTTGTTTTTTATGATCCACAGGCTTAATTTTAACGCCCTAGCAATGGGGGATGATGTGGCAAAAAGCCTTGGGGTAAACGTTGAAACTCTAAGAAAGACGAGCCTTATTATGGCTGCTTTGGTTGCCGCTTTGGCAGTTGCAACCTTTGGAGTAATTGGGTTTATAGGGCTGGCAGCACCTCATATTACCCGTAGGATAACAGGGGGAGATCACCGTCATTTACTTCCTCAATCGTGCTTCATGGGAGCTTTAATCTTATTAAGTGCAGATACCGTAGCTAGGAGCATTATGGCCCCAATCGTTCTTCCTGTAGGTATTGTGACTTCTTTCATGGGTGCGCCGCTTTTTCTTTACCTGCTTATAAAAGGGGGTAATCTAAGATCCTAA
- a CDS encoding NifB/NifX family molybdenum-iron cluster-binding protein, with protein sequence MKVMIAVDGDMVCSHFGHAPEFRLVEIDGNRVVKKEIYTNPGHAPGVLPRWMKDLNVDIVIAGDMGPRARDLFASFGITVQTCHPMNVDSALEAFIKGELSGSSNSCHHGEGGDNGSCSQ encoded by the coding sequence ATGAAAGTGATGATTGCTGTCGATGGAGATATGGTTTGTTCCCATTTTGGCCACGCTCCAGAATTTAGGCTCGTTGAGATCGACGGAAACAGGGTTGTAAAAAAAGAGATCTACACTAATCCCGGACATGCACCTGGAGTGCTGCCAAGATGGATGAAGGATCTTAATGTGGATATAGTTATAGCAGGAGATATGGGGCCGAGGGCAAGAGATCTGTTTGCCTCTTTCGGCATAACGGTTCAAACGTGCCATCCCATGAACGTAGACAGCGCGCTCGAAGCATTTATAAAGGGCGAGCTTTCCGGCAGTTCCAACTCTTGTCATCATGGTGAGGGAGGCGACAACGGGAGTTGCTCACAATAA
- a CDS encoding 4Fe-4S binding protein translates to MIVSVASGKGGTGKTLVATSLALAVSERTSVQILDCDVEEPNANLFLRASIERTEPVYVPTPRIDADRCNHCGRCAEVCAYHAIASLPSKVIVFPELCHGCGACSYLCPESAIVEANRQVGVVEVGYRGNLELVQGRLNTGEPMPTPVIRKAKMYIYGQTDNHRDVIIDVAPGTSCPVVEAVN, encoded by the coding sequence GTGATCGTCTCCGTAGCGAGCGGCAAAGGCGGTACAGGGAAAACGCTGGTGGCCACGAGTTTAGCCTTGGCCGTAAGCGAACGTACTTCAGTACAGATATTGGACTGTGACGTAGAAGAACCTAATGCCAACCTGTTTCTGCGCGCGTCTATCGAAAGAACAGAGCCTGTGTATGTCCCCACTCCCAGAATAGACGCTGATAGGTGTAATCATTGTGGCAGATGCGCAGAAGTATGTGCCTATCATGCCATAGCGTCCCTTCCGAGCAAGGTGATTGTTTTTCCTGAGCTGTGTCACGGTTGTGGAGCCTGTTCTTATTTGTGTCCAGAGTCAGCTATTGTAGAAGCTAATAGGCAGGTAGGTGTTGTTGAAGTAGGTTATCGCGGAAATCTGGAACTTGTCCAGGGAAGGCTCAATACAGGGGAACCCATGCCAACGCCAGTAATAAGGAAAGCCAAGATGTATATATATGGTCAAACCGATAATCATAGGGACGTGATAATAGATGTGGCTCCGGGCACCTCTTGCCCAGTGGTAGAGGCTGTAAATTAA
- a CDS encoding NifB/NifX family molybdenum-iron cluster-binding protein, with amino-acid sequence MKIAVSATAPDLDALVDPRFGRAPYFIIVDPDSMQFEAMENSSGSAPGGTGISVAQAIVGKGVQAVLTGSCGPNAYEVLSAAGVQIITGVSGTVRDAFYLLSRGSWRLRLPQMSLLTSGALMS; translated from the coding sequence ATGAAGATAGCCGTATCGGCGACTGCTCCTGATTTAGATGCGTTGGTAGATCCTCGCTTTGGACGCGCTCCCTACTTCATCATCGTCGATCCTGATTCTATGCAATTTGAGGCTATGGAAAATAGCAGCGGAAGTGCTCCAGGAGGGACGGGAATCAGCGTTGCTCAGGCGATAGTGGGAAAAGGGGTACAGGCAGTGCTTACAGGAAGCTGTGGTCCCAATGCATATGAGGTCCTATCTGCCGCTGGCGTGCAGATCATCACAGGCGTTTCTGGCACAGTAAGGGATGCCTTTTATCTTTTAAGCAGGGGAAGTTGGCGTCTACGCCTGCCCCAGATGTCCCTCCTCACTTCGGGCGCACTGATGAGTTAA
- a CDS encoding ABC transporter permease: protein MRDDLRGIWCIIAKDMKTYYLKPPAISWGIVFPIAWVLAFYLRNPVDFKGLIPGLLAMTALFSTTAAEAVVINFELRLGSLERLLLAPISIMAILLGKILGGAIFGLLMSSLVAVMCVFLLNFDLHWISFLSILLPALLAFSTMGSLLCLMVKEVFEAQTLLNLPRFVMVFISGVVYPVEAMPKALQFLAHLFPLTYAVKGFQGVSGVSQGANVALHAAVLMAFFLIFFLPAANLLSKKFE, encoded by the coding sequence ATGCGCGATGACTTGAGGGGAATATGGTGCATCATCGCAAAAGACATGAAGACCTATTACCTTAAACCCCCCGCCATAAGTTGGGGAATAGTCTTTCCCATCGCATGGGTTCTGGCCTTCTATCTCAGAAACCCAGTGGATTTCAAGGGATTGATCCCCGGACTCCTTGCCATGACCGCGTTGTTCAGCACCACTGCTGCGGAAGCGGTGGTGATAAACTTCGAGCTTCGCCTTGGGTCATTGGAGAGGCTTTTACTTGCTCCCATTAGCATTATGGCAATTTTACTTGGGAAAATTCTGGGCGGAGCCATCTTTGGCCTTCTTATGAGCTCACTAGTGGCAGTGATGTGCGTCTTCCTCTTGAATTTTGACTTGCACTGGATATCCTTTTTATCAATTCTTTTGCCGGCCCTGCTGGCATTTTCCACTATGGGATCACTTCTCTGTTTAATGGTAAAGGAGGTCTTTGAGGCTCAAACCCTGCTCAATCTTCCTCGCTTTGTCATGGTATTTATAAGCGGTGTGGTATATCCCGTTGAGGCCATGCCGAAAGCCTTGCAATTTTTAGCTCATCTTTTTCCCCTCACATACGCAGTTAAAGGATTCCAGGGCGTTTCAGGCGTTAGTCAAGGTGCCAATGTAGCGCTTCATGCTGCTGTTTTGATGGCCTTCTTTTTGATTTTTTTCCTTCCGGCGGCCAATCTGCTATCAAAAAAGTTTGAATGA
- a CDS encoding ABC transporter ATP-binding protein — MSSQEAHASRTYVIRCCNILIAQKKEEWIVTSIAIKAEGLIKRYGDLVAVNGVSFDVEEGELFGFLGPNGAGKTTTIRMLTGLSKPTAGNVELLGLDIKANAATTKGFTGVVPEASNLYDELTALENLLFMGKLYGVRRRERYERAGALLELFRLQEKRDRPFRTLSRGMKRSLTIAAALIHNPKILFLDEPTVGLDVMAARSLRSAIRKLRDQGMTIFLTTHYLEEADVLCDRIAIIVRGQIVVVEKPEELKKMATKEQAIELTIRGSASILAERLAALIGAKPIIVGSNTLRCSGTANSLLPHICRAIQDTGAEIESVNTIKPTLEEAFVRITGLSSTMMAMEKGGK; from the coding sequence TTGTCGTCGCAGGAGGCGCATGCATCGCGGACTTATGTGATCCGCTGTTGCAATATCCTCATTGCCCAAAAAAAGGAGGAGTGGATTGTCACGTCCATAGCTATTAAAGCTGAAGGGTTAATCAAGCGGTATGGCGATTTAGTTGCTGTTAACGGCGTAAGCTTCGATGTGGAAGAAGGAGAACTTTTTGGCTTTTTAGGCCCCAATGGTGCTGGGAAAACCACCACCATCCGTATGCTCACAGGGCTATCTAAACCTACAGCAGGCAATGTGGAGCTATTGGGCCTTGACATTAAAGCGAACGCTGCGACGACAAAGGGGTTTACGGGAGTAGTGCCGGAGGCCTCAAACCTTTACGACGAGCTCACGGCCTTGGAAAACCTCCTCTTTATGGGCAAACTCTATGGCGTAAGAAGGAGGGAGAGGTACGAACGAGCTGGGGCGCTGCTTGAGCTCTTTCGCCTGCAGGAAAAGAGGGATCGTCCATTTCGGACGCTCTCTCGGGGGATGAAGAGGTCTCTTACCATTGCCGCAGCCCTCATTCACAACCCTAAGATATTGTTTCTGGATGAACCAACTGTTGGACTTGACGTCATGGCTGCACGCTCTCTCAGAAGTGCTATTCGAAAATTGCGCGATCAAGGGATGACGATATTTTTGACCACCCATTACCTGGAAGAGGCAGACGTTCTGTGCGACCGCATCGCGATCATCGTAAGGGGACAAATTGTCGTGGTCGAAAAGCCCGAAGAGCTAAAGAAAATGGCCACTAAGGAACAGGCCATTGAACTTACCATAAGGGGATCTGCCTCAATATTGGCAGAGCGGCTAGCCGCTCTTATAGGAGCTAAGCCCATCATTGTAGGCTCGAACACTTTGCGTTGCAGCGGCACCGCAAATAGCCTTCTCCCTCATATCTGCCGAGCAATACAAGATACAGGGGCAGAAATTGAGTCTGTTAATACTATAAAGCCCACTCTTGAGGAAGCTTTTGTGAGGATCACCGGGCTTTCTTCAACTATGATGGCGATGGAAAAGGGGGGTAAGTGA
- a CDS encoding Fur family transcriptional regulator, translating into MDEEKLKEKVEEYLRSLQEKGFRITSQRRLIVETILQNWDKHPNVRELLDLIQEKDPSIGLATIYRTVELLVEMGFLHEVNLDEGFSRFEVSRKDIHFHLVCRGCGKVVHLEDEDQKSQVAEEWAQDMGFTLLPQSIELFGVCHECLEKGFDPSRMPQRECRCRRRRRMHRGLM; encoded by the coding sequence GTGGATGAAGAGAAATTGAAGGAAAAGGTGGAGGAGTACTTGCGTTCCTTGCAAGAAAAAGGTTTTCGCATTACCAGTCAAAGGAGGCTCATAGTAGAGACCATACTTCAAAATTGGGATAAACATCCGAACGTCAGAGAGCTTTTGGACCTCATACAGGAAAAGGATCCCTCCATAGGTCTTGCCACGATCTACCGTACAGTAGAACTCTTGGTGGAGATGGGCTTTCTGCACGAGGTAAATTTAGATGAGGGTTTTAGCCGATTTGAGGTGTCGCGCAAGGATATCCATTTCCATCTTGTCTGTCGCGGCTGTGGCAAGGTGGTGCATCTTGAAGATGAAGATCAAAAGAGCCAGGTTGCGGAAGAGTGGGCTCAAGATATGGGGTTTACTCTCCTTCCGCAAAGCATTGAGCTCTTTGGCGTATGTCATGAATGCCTCGAAAAAGGTTTTGACCCCTCTAGAATGCCCCAAAGGGAATGTCGTTGTCGTCGCAGGAGGCGCATGCATCGCGGACTTATGTGA
- the gcvPB gene encoding aminomethyl-transferring glycine dehydrogenase subunit GcvPB has translation MEDVKLRNFHQAHWNEPIIFELSVPGRRGLIPPAPDEEIKKEAGDAKNLVPKGMFREQPPALPELDQKRVLAHYIHLAQETLGANLCNDISQGTCTMKYNPRINEELAAHPGIASLHPWQDVDTVQGILQMYYEFEEILKEVSGMDKFSLHPQGGAHAVYTAASIMRAYHRDRGELDKRREIISAAFTHPCDHAAPATAGFRLIILPPSENGYPSIEAVKAAVSERTAGMFITNPEDTGIYNTEIDQFVKIVHDAGGLCFYDQANANVLLGIARAREAGFDMCHFNIHKTFGTPHGCSGPGLGALGVRDYLAKYLPFPTVEYDGEKYYLDFDRPESVGKIRQFQGPAGVLVRAYAWIRAIGQEYLKEVSEISTINHNYLQKKLQELIPEIDVPYAPGRRRLEEARYCWQKLFEATGISTTDIMRRVGDFGLQHYWTSHHPWVVPEPMTLEPCESYGKEDLDEYAAVLKHIRDEAYSDPEVVKNAPHKCASHKLADESALDDPKRWATTWRAYVKKKGRT, from the coding sequence ATGGAGGACGTTAAATTGAGAAATTTTCATCAGGCCCATTGGAACGAGCCGATAATATTTGAGCTCTCCGTTCCGGGGCGAAGGGGCCTAATCCCTCCGGCTCCGGACGAGGAAATCAAGAAGGAGGCGGGCGATGCGAAAAATCTCGTGCCAAAGGGGATGTTTCGAGAGCAACCTCCGGCATTGCCCGAGCTGGATCAAAAGAGGGTTTTGGCTCATTATATCCACCTTGCCCAGGAGACGCTTGGAGCAAACCTGTGTAACGACATAAGCCAAGGCACGTGCACGATGAAATATAACCCCAGGATCAACGAAGAACTGGCGGCACATCCGGGTATAGCTTCCCTTCATCCCTGGCAGGATGTGGATACCGTTCAAGGGATACTTCAAATGTATTACGAATTCGAGGAGATCCTCAAAGAAGTCTCCGGGATGGACAAGTTCAGTTTGCATCCACAGGGCGGGGCTCATGCCGTTTACACGGCAGCAAGCATAATGAGGGCTTATCATCGCGATCGCGGCGAATTGGATAAACGCAGGGAAATCATAAGCGCAGCCTTTACGCACCCCTGTGATCACGCAGCCCCTGCAACGGCCGGCTTCAGGCTGATAATCCTTCCTCCCAGCGAGAACGGCTATCCTTCAATAGAAGCGGTCAAGGCTGCCGTATCGGAAAGGACCGCCGGGATGTTCATAACCAACCCCGAGGATACCGGGATATACAACACGGAGATCGACCAATTCGTCAAGATAGTGCACGATGCAGGCGGCCTGTGTTTTTACGATCAAGCAAACGCAAACGTCCTTCTGGGAATAGCAAGGGCACGCGAGGCCGGATTTGACATGTGTCACTTCAATATTCACAAGACCTTCGGCACCCCTCACGGCTGTTCGGGGCCAGGCTTAGGTGCACTGGGCGTAAGGGATTATCTGGCAAAGTACCTGCCCTTCCCAACGGTCGAGTACGACGGGGAAAAGTATTACCTCGATTTCGACAGGCCGGAAAGCGTGGGCAAAATAAGGCAGTTTCAAGGTCCTGCAGGGGTATTGGTGCGCGCCTACGCCTGGATCAGGGCCATAGGACAGGAATATCTCAAGGAAGTATCCGAGATATCTACGATAAACCACAATTACCTGCAAAAGAAGCTGCAGGAATTGATCCCTGAAATAGACGTACCATACGCACCCGGAAGAAGACGCCTTGAGGAAGCCCGTTACTGTTGGCAGAAGTTGTTCGAGGCGACGGGAATTAGTACGACGGACATCATGAGACGCGTGGGCGATTTTGGCCTGCAGCATTACTGGACGAGCCATCATCCCTGGGTTGTGCCTGAACCTATGACGCTTGAGCCCTGCGAAAGCTACGGCAAGGAGGATCTGGATGAATACGCAGCAGTTTTAAAACACATCCGCGATGAGGCTTACTCAGATCCTGAAGTTGTGAAAAATGCGCCTCATAAGTGTGCATCTCACAAGTTGGCCGATGAGTCTGCGCTGGATGATCCCAAGCGTTGGGCAACCACATGGAGGGCGTACGTAAAGAAAAAAGGTCGAACCTAA
- the gcvPA gene encoding aminomethyl-transferring glycine dehydrogenase subunit GcvPA, with protein sequence MEEKEKRRAHPYIPNSVPEIKEELLKEIGIESAEDIFGQIPEHLRLKRPLNIPKAITSEYELKKHVTDLLSKNKNCEEYLNFLGGGCWQHYVPAVCKTIMERDEFLSAYVGEAFADHGKFQAQFEYASCIGELVDMDMVNTPTYDWAMACATTVRMASRMTGRGKALVAESISPERLSCIKNYAWSATPDIEMVKYDPKTGLLDIDDLKSKLSDDVCVLYMENPNFFGVIESRGQEIADLLHSKGALLSVGVDPLSLGVLEPPAHYGANFACGDVQPMGIPMSYGGGLGGFIATPDEPKFVAEYPSLLFGIAETVEDGEYGFGEVLYERTSYASRDKAKDFLGTMAQLHGIVAGVYMALMGPQGMKELGEGLLQRASYAAKKLSSVKGVKAPLFDSYHFKEFTVNFDGTKKTVAEINKALLDHKIFGGKDLSKDFPEMGQSALFCVTELHGKEDIDILADALASVVGM encoded by the coding sequence ATGGAAGAGAAGGAAAAGAGAAGGGCACATCCTTATATCCCCAATTCCGTTCCCGAAATTAAGGAGGAGTTGCTGAAGGAAATAGGGATTGAAAGCGCGGAAGATATTTTTGGTCAAATCCCAGAACATTTAAGGCTTAAAAGGCCTCTAAACATCCCCAAGGCAATCACATCGGAATACGAGCTTAAAAAACATGTAACTGACCTGCTTTCCAAGAACAAAAATTGCGAGGAATACCTAAACTTTCTGGGCGGCGGATGCTGGCAGCACTACGTGCCGGCAGTTTGTAAGACCATAATGGAAAGGGATGAATTTTTGTCCGCCTACGTCGGAGAGGCCTTCGCAGATCATGGCAAATTTCAGGCCCAGTTTGAATACGCAAGCTGCATAGGCGAACTGGTCGACATGGATATGGTGAACACTCCTACCTACGATTGGGCCATGGCATGTGCCACCACCGTAAGGATGGCATCGCGCATGACGGGAAGAGGCAAGGCATTGGTGGCCGAATCGATCAGCCCCGAGCGTTTGTCATGCATCAAAAACTACGCATGGTCTGCGACTCCGGATATAGAGATGGTCAAGTACGATCCGAAAACCGGCTTGCTCGATATTGACGATTTAAAAAGCAAGCTGTCCGACGACGTATGCGTCTTGTATATGGAAAATCCTAATTTCTTCGGCGTCATAGAAAGCCGGGGACAGGAGATAGCCGACCTTCTTCATTCTAAGGGGGCGTTGCTGTCGGTGGGCGTGGATCCTCTTTCTTTAGGCGTGCTTGAACCACCTGCCCACTACGGTGCCAATTTTGCCTGTGGCGATGTGCAGCCTATGGGCATTCCCATGAGCTATGGCGGCGGCTTGGGTGGATTTATCGCTACTCCCGACGAGCCTAAGTTCGTGGCGGAGTATCCCTCTTTGCTTTTTGGAATAGCGGAGACCGTGGAAGACGGAGAATACGGATTTGGCGAGGTCTTGTACGAGAGGACGTCTTATGCATCTCGCGATAAGGCCAAGGACTTCTTGGGGACGATGGCCCAGCTTCACGGCATCGTGGCAGGCGTCTACATGGCCTTGATGGGACCGCAGGGAATGAAGGAATTGGGCGAGGGATTACTTCAGAGGGCTTCTTATGCCGCTAAAAAGCTTTCGTCCGTCAAGGGAGTTAAGGCGCCACTCTTTGACTCCTATCACTTTAAAGAATTTACGGTTAATTTCGACGGGACAAAAAAGACGGTTGCAGAGATAAATAAAGCCCTGCTTGACCACAAAATATTTGGCGGCAAAGACCTGTCGAAGGACTTCCCTGAAATGGGGCAAAGCGCCCTCTTTTGCGTGACGGAGCTTCACGGCAAAGAGGACATAGACATACTGGCGGATGCTCTGGCCTCCGTCGTAGGCATGTAA